In bacterium, the genomic window CTCTGGCGCGGGCGGAATACAGCCGACATTTCCTGCCACAGGTTCGACGATCACGGCCGCGATTTCGAGCGGCTCGGCCGCAAAGAGCGCCCGGACTGAGCCGAGATCGTTGATCACGGCGCAGCGCGTGTCCTGTGCCGCGCCGGGGGTCACACCCGGGCTGTCGGGCAAACCGAACGTTGCGGCCCCTGAGCCTGCCTGAACCAAGAACGCGTCGGCGTGTCCGTGGTAGCCGCCGGAGAATTTGACAATAACATTGCGCTGCGTGGCGGCGCGCGCCAGTCGAATCGCACTCATCGTGGCCTCGGTGCCGCTATTGACGAAGCGCACCATTTCCAGGCCGGGTACACGCGCAATGATCTCTTCGGCCAGGACGACTTCGGCAGCGGATGGGGCACCATAGCTGAACCCCATTTCGGCGGCGCGTTGCACAGCGTCCAGGACCGACGGTTCACGGTGACCCAGAATCATGGGTCCCCAGCTTCCAATGTAATCAATATACTCGTTTCCGTCAACGTCCACCAGCAACGCCCCTTCAGCGTAGGCAATGATGGGCGGTTCGCCGCCAACGGATTTGAAGGCGCGCACAGGCGAGTTGACCCCGCCCGGGAGTACACGCTGGGCGCGTTCAAACCACATACGCGAAACGCCGGTTGTGCGTTGCGTCAGCTCGTGGGAGTCCATGAGTGTCATTGGGCGAATTCCTGATTGAGCCACTCGGCGGCCTCGGCGGCATGGTACGACAGAACGAAGTCCGCTCCGGCGCGTTTGAAAGCCAGTAAAGATTCGAGGATGATTCGCTTGCGGTCAATCCACCCGCGCTGCGCCGCCGCTTCGATCATCGCGTATTCGCCGGAAACTTGATAGGCGGCGGTGACGCGGCCATACTTCTGCTTGACCGCGTGCAGAATGTCGAGATAGGCGATACCGGGCTTGACCATGATCATGTCCGCACCTTCGGCCAAATCCAATTCGACTTCGCGCAGCGCTTCAAGCGCATTGGCCGGGTCCATCTGATAGCCGCGGCGGTCGCCGAATTGCGGCGCCGAGTCCACGGCGATCCGGAACGGCCCGTAGTACGCCGAAGCATACTTTACGGCGTAAGACAAGATGGCAATATGCTCGTAGCCGTTGGCGTCGAGAGCTTTGCGAATGGCGCCGATCCGGCCGTCCATCATATCCGACGGGGCAACGATGTCAGCGCCGGCACGCGCGTGACTGACGGCGGTTCTCGCCAGGAGAGCCAGCGTCGCGTCGTTATCAACGTCATGGCCATGCAACGCGCCGCAGTGGCCGTGGCTCGTGTATTCACACAGGCAGACATCGGTGATAACGAGTAGATCGGGATAAGCGTGCTTGATCGCGCGCACGGCCTGTTGCACTTCGGCGTTGTCGTCGTACGCGGCAGAACCAACTTCATCCTTGTAGGTCGGAATGCCGAACAGGATCACGCCCGGCACTTTGGCGCTGACGCAGCGGGCGGCGGCTTCTACGACGCGGTCCACGGACCAATGCCACTGCCCTGGTAAGCTGGAAATCTCGTTGACGATGTTCGAGCCCGGCACAACGAACAGCGGTTGAATCAGATCGGAGGGCGACAGGTAATTCTCGCGTACAAGTCGGCGCAGCGTATCAGTGCGGCGCAGGCGGCGCGGACGGTCAGTGGGAAAGCTCATGGTTCAGTTGTTCGAGTATTTGCTCGGTGGCCGCGCGGTCCTTTCCGGCGAAGGCAACGGCGATGGCCCGAGCGAGGGTTAGATCGTTGCCGTCCGCCGCGGCGCGGCGCATATTGGCGACAATCAGGCTTGTGACTTTTTTCATCATGGCGCGTGAGAACTTCTCGACCTCTTCGCGGTCTTCGGGCCGGAAGTGGTGGGCCTGATGTTCGACTTCAGCGGCGCGAATACTCTCGAGCGCAGCCTGCAATTGCTGTAAACTCGGCGCAATGCGATTATTGCGATACCATTCGACGAACTCTTCGACTTCTTTCTCGACGATCTCCTCGGCGCGCACGGCTTCTTTTTGGCGTGCCCGAATATTGACGGCGACGAGCTCCTGGAAATCGTCCACGGTGTAGACATAAACGTCATCGAAGTCGGCAAACTTCGGATCAACGTCACGTGGTACAGCCAGATCAAGGAATAGCAGCGGACGTTTGCGCTGGCGCAGCGTCCCGCCCTGCTCGGCGACGTTGAGAACCGGCGTCTGCGCGGAAGTTGCGGAGACCACGATGTCTGCCCACGCCAGATCGTCAGCCGTCGGGGGGAAGTTCGTCACGTCGCCCGCAATCTGTTCGGCCAGCACCGCGGCCCGCTCCGCTGTGCGATTGCTGACGCGCACTTTGCAGGCGCCCGCGTCAGCAAGGTACTTCGCCGCAAGTTGCGTCGTTTCGCCCGCGCCGACCAGCAGGATGTTCTGCTCTTCGATCTTGCGGAAGAGCCGCTGCGCAACTTCGATGGCGGCATAGGCCACCGACACCGCGCCTTGTGAAATCGCCGTGCGCGTGCGCACTTGCTTGCCGCAGGAAATCGCGTGCGTGAAGACCTTGTTTAACGTGGCACTCGTGCTGGCAAGCTCTAACGCCGTGCCATACGCGTTCTTCACCTGCGCAAGAATCTGAATCTCTCCGAGCATCTGGGAATCGAGGCCGGAGGCCACCCGAAACAGGTGGCGTGCGGCGGCGGCGTCGCGGTACACATAGGCCACGTTGCCGTCATCCGGATCCAAGCCGCACGCTTCGGCGTAGAGCGCGCGCAGCTCGGATTCCTCGAAGTGATAGGTCGGCGAGACATAGATTTCGGCACGATTGCACGTCGAGAGAATCACGGCACCTTCGATATTCGGATGTCGCACCAGGCCTTCGAGAATCATGGGCAGCGCGTCCGGCGCAATCGCCGCTTTCTCGCGCATAGAGAGTACGGCCGTTCGGTGATTCAAACCGATCATCTCGAGCTTCACGAACGGCCCCCGAAGAAGATCTGTGCCACCGAGCCGGCCATGAGCAGAAACATCAGGGTCGTGAGTGCCACGGTGAGCCGCGCCTGCCGCTGATCGCCGAGCCAGCGTTTGCGTTCGGACAGTGCCAGCACCGACGCAACTACCCAGAGGGCAAACATCTCGTGCAAATGACTGAAGAAGCTCGGCGAACCTTCGCGCTCAATGAACATGAAGATGGTTGACGAGGCAAAACTTACCGTTATCAGCAGCCAGCCGTGATAGATCGCCAAAGACCGCAGACGGTGCATGTCATCCATGGACGGCAGGGTCGAGAAGAGCCGCCCGAATTGGCGATTCTTGAGCATGCGCCTCAGGACAATCGAACCGGCACCATAAACACCGCTGCCGAAGAGCATCGCCACACCCGCCATCGAGAGAATGATGTGCACGGCTGACCATGCGGAGTGCAGTTCGCGCGGACCTTCCACGTGACGCAACCCTCCGGCGATGGATGCCAAGAGCAGGCAAACCACAAGCACTAGTGGCAAAAGAACAAGCATGCGTTGGGAGATCCGGCGCTCGACCAGCTGTTGATCCATCCAGATCAGGAAGCCCAAGAACGCGCAGATTTGTCCGACCGTCAGAATCGGAATCTGCTGTTGCACGGCACTGAGCGCACCAAGCCACACCGCATACACCGCCAGCGCGACCCAGCCGAGCTTGACGGCATGGCGTTCCATAAGGTCGTCGGGCTTATGATAGAGGATGAGCCACATGGCGAGCAGCCCGCCAAAGAATAACAGCAAAATCGCCGGTAGGAGGGTGTAGAGCCACATATCCTAATGGATTCTCCATTGCGTAAGCAGTGACTTGGCGACACGAAACGCGTCTTTGACACAGCCGTTCACAGAGA contains:
- the hemL gene encoding glutamate-1-semialdehyde 2,1-aminomutase, yielding MWFERAQRVLPGGVNSPVRAFKSVGGEPPIIAYAEGALLVDVDGNEYIDYIGSWGPMILGHREPSVLDAVQRAAEMGFSYGAPSAAEVVLAEEIIARVPGLEMVRFVNSGTEATMSAIRLARAATQRNVIVKFSGGYHGHADAFLVQAGSGAATFGLPDSPGVTPGAAQDTRCAVINDLGSVRALFAAEPLEIAAVIVEPVAGNVGCIPPAPEFLAGLRTLCNEFGALLIFDEVMTGFRVARGGAIELYGISPDLATFGKVIGGGLPVGAYGGSKQIMSLVAPQGPVYQAGTLSGNPLAMNAGIATLAKLDEVAYRQLERRSTRLCAGLEQACRDAGIPASVQRVGSMLTLFFTTRPVRNYADAQQCDHARFRCFFHEMLKRGVHLPPSGYECWFVSLAHSDALIDRTIETAREAFASLK
- the hemB gene encoding porphobilinogen synthase, giving the protein MSFPTDRPRRLRRTDTLRRLVRENYLSPSDLIQPLFVVPGSNIVNEISSLPGQWHWSVDRVVEAAARCVSAKVPGVILFGIPTYKDEVGSAAYDDNAEVQQAVRAIKHAYPDLLVITDVCLCEYTSHGHCGALHGHDVDNDATLALLARTAVSHARAGADIVAPSDMMDGRIGAIRKALDANGYEHIAILSYAVKYASAYYGPFRIAVDSAPQFGDRRGYQMDPANALEALREVELDLAEGADMIMVKPGIAYLDILHAVKQKYGRVTAAYQVSGEYAMIEAAAQRGWIDRKRIILESLLAFKRAGADFVLSYHAAEAAEWLNQEFAQ
- a CDS encoding glutamyl-tRNA reductase is translated as MKLEMIGLNHRTAVLSMREKAAIAPDALPMILEGLVRHPNIEGAVILSTCNRAEIYVSPTYHFEESELRALYAEACGLDPDDGNVAYVYRDAAAARHLFRVASGLDSQMLGEIQILAQVKNAYGTALELASTSATLNKVFTHAISCGKQVRTRTAISQGAVSVAYAAIEVAQRLFRKIEEQNILLVGAGETTQLAAKYLADAGACKVRVSNRTAERAAVLAEQIAGDVTNFPPTADDLAWADIVVSATSAQTPVLNVAEQGGTLRQRKRPLLFLDLAVPRDVDPKFADFDDVYVYTVDDFQELVAVNIRARQKEAVRAEEIVEKEVEEFVEWYRNNRIAPSLQQLQAALESIRAAEVEHQAHHFRPEDREEVEKFSRAMMKKVTSLIVANMRRAAADGNDLTLARAIAVAFAGKDRAATEQILEQLNHELSH